From Paenibacillus graminis:
CTATTTGTGATAAATAAGAGAGCGGAGGTTCTTTTTTAATGTCTTTTAGCCCGTTTGTATCGACGGACTGAGGTGGGGCGGGCTTTTTTTAATCTACCGTAAGCCCGGGCATAACTGCGGATCTTGCGGTAAATAGACTTATTCTGAAAGCTGCTGAATACAATAATGGATGGAAGCGTATTGACCTCCAGCAGCCATAGATCATGATGCGAATCTATAGCCACATCAAGTCCAATCTCTTTAAGACCCGGATAGGCGGTTTCTAGCTGTGCGGCAATTTTTACGCCCATAAATTTCAACTTCTGAATGGTCGCATTCATTTCATCTGGAATCATATGCGGTTTTAGCAGATTGTGAACGGTATAAATGCTGCCCCCGCTGTGGTAGTTAGTGACAACTTTTTGTGGAGCCGCTACTCTGCCCAGCATCCCCGTAGTTTCCCATGCTCCTGAAAGGTTTTTTTGCGTAAGTACCCGCAGATCGAAAGGACGGTCCTGATGACAGAGCAGATCAATACCCTGCTGGATCAAATACGTACGTCCTTTAATCCGCTGCAGCAAAGCTGCATGCAGCTCCTGCGGCGAGGAGAAGGCCTCTGCATCTTTTGCATAGCGCAGAATATACATTACCTTTTGTTCAATACCTGCATCACTGTCTACGATTCCATGGGTTAAAGCGTAGTCACTGCTCCCGGGTTGACGGTCACTGGGGCTTAAATGAACCGTACGCTGTTCTGCCCTCATTACCCCGCTGCCAAAAGTCCCGCGATCTGGCTTAATATAAACCGTTCCGTAAATCCCAAGCAGTTCTACTAACGCCTCCTGGCTGTATTTTCGCGTTTCAGGAATAAATACAGCCAACTGGCGGTTGGATAAAATGACTTTCGTCTTGGCCCATTTACTGGACACCCGCTGAATCTTCATGACCTGCCTCCTTCAAAGTATTACGAGCAGTAAACTACATTTCATATTCATAGAGTCAGGCATTGGCATTTGAAATTTCAGGACAAGCAACCCAAACAATGTTATAATATAAGGATATGGGGCTATGTCTTTTGGGACAAAATAAGAGTTATAGAGCCTTTCTTCTTGTCTTTACATTCTATGTGCTGAAGGCAATGGCGGAGCGGGCGTATACCCTTATCCCGCTAAAGAAAATCCATTATAGAAGATAAAAGGCTATCATGTTTAATTGTGCTGCTTTTGTGAAAGTAATATAATTAAGGGTAGCGGTTTTTAACTGAAGGAGGTCCAGCAACTCATGGCTGAACAAAATAACCCGCAAGTCAAAGATCGGGACATTGGTGAGGAAATGCGCGAATCCTTTATGGATTACGCGATGAGCATCATTGTGAGCCGGGCTTTGCCGGATGTGCGGGACGGACTTAAGCCTGTCCACCGACGCATTTTGTTTGCGATGTCGGAACTTGGAATGTTTGCCGATAAACCTCATAAGAAATCAGCAAGAATCGTCGGTGAGGTTATCGGTAAGTATCATCCTCACGGAGACTCGGCTGTTTATGAAACGATGGTCCGGATGGCGCAGGATTTCTCGATGCGGTATATGCTCGTCGATGGTCACGGGAACTTTGGCTCTATTGACGGCGACATGGCTGCAGCCATGCGGTATACCGAAGCCCGGCTTTCCAAAATTGCCGGAGAAATGCTACGCGATCTGAATAAAGAGACCGTTGATTTCGCACCCAACTATGATGGTGAAGAGAATGAGCCCGTAGTATTACCTGCCCGTTATCCGAACCTGCTTGTTAACGGGGTATCTGGTATCGCTGTTGGTATGGCTACCAATATTCCTCCTCATAACATGGGAGAGGTTATTGACGGTGTGCAGGCGATGATCAAAAATCCCGACATTACACCCATGGAACTCATGGAATATATTCAAGGCCCGGACTTTCCAACGGCTGGTTACATTTTAGGCCGTGAGGGCATCCGCCAAGCTTACCGTACTGGCCGCGGATCGGTAACTATGCGAGCCAAAGCGGATATCGAAGAAAATAACGGCAAAGCGCGGATTATTGTAAGCGAGCTGCCTTACCAGGTCAACAAAGCCAGATTGGTTGAGAAGATCGCGGAATTAGTGCGTGAGAAACGGATTGAAGGCATTACAGATCTTCGGGATGAATCGGACCGCAATGGTATGCGTGTAGTCGTTGAAATGAGACGTGATGTGAACCCGAGCGTGGTGCTGAATAATCTTTACAAGCATACCTCGATGCAGTCCACATTTGGTATCAACATGCTTGCCATCGTTAATAACGAACCGAAGATTCTTAATCTCCGGGATGTGCTGTACCATTACTTGCAGCATCAGATTGAAGTTATTCGGCGCCGGACGATTTTCGATCTCAAAAAGGCTGAGGCACGGGCACATATTCTGGAAGGATTGCGAATCGCACTGGATCATCTGGATGAAGTTATTGCCTTGATCCGAGCTTCCCGTACAACTGATATTGCTCGGGATGGCTTGATGAGCACCTTCAGTCTCAGCGTAGAGCAGGCACAAGCCATCCTTGATATGCGGATGCAGCGTCTGACCGGCTTGGAACGTGAAAAAATTGAGAACGAATATAATGAGCTGTTGGCCAAGATTGCTGAGTACCGTGAGATTCTGGCTAATGAGCATCTCGTACTGGAGATTATCAGCAATGAGCTCCAGGAGATCCGTGACAGGTATTCGGATGACCGCCGTACAGAAATCACGGTTGGAGAAGAAAGCATCCTGGATGAGGATCTGATTCCGCGTGAAGAGGTTGTCATCACTATTACGCATACCGGATATATTAAGCGTCTGCCGGTCAGCACCTATCGCAGCCAGAAGCGCGGAGGCCGCGGCGTTATGGGGATGGATACCAAAGACCAGGACTTCGTGGAACATCTCTTTGTGAGCAACTCCCACAATTACTTGATGTTCTTTACCGATAAGGGCAAGGTATACCGGATCAAGGCTTATGAGATTCCGGAGCTTGGACGGACTGCGCGGGGGACACCAATCATCAATCTGATCCAGATTGAACAAGGTGAGAAGATTAGTGCTGTAATCCAGGTGGAAGAGGCCGACAGCGACAAATACCTATTCTTTGCGACCCGTGAAGGGATCGTCAAGAAGACACCTCTGGAGGATTACAATAATATCCGCAAAGGTGGATTGATTGCAATCAATCTCCGTGAGGAAGACTCCCTAATCGAAGTTAAGCTGACAGATGGTGAGCAAAACCTGATTATCGGTACTGCACGCGGAATGTCGATTACGTTCTCAGAGAATGATGTCCGTTCTATGGGACGCAGCGCAACCGGCGTTAAAGGTATTACACTTGATGCCAATGACCATGTTATTGGGATGGATTGTGTAGACAAAGAGCTGGAGGTACTGATTGTAACCTCCAAGGGTTATGGCAAACGTACCCCTGCTCTGGACTATCGTTCTCAGACACGTGGCGGTAAAGGGATCAAGACCATCAACCTTACTGACAAGAATGGTCCTGTAGTTGGGCTGAAGGTGGTCAAAAAAGACGAGGACCTCATGATCATTACAACGAGCGGCACCCTGATCCGTACCAGTATGGATGGTATTTCTACCATGGGACGTTATGCTCAAGGGGTTAAGCTGATTAACATCCGTGAAGATGATGCTGTGGCTACGCTCTGCAGAGCCGATAAGAGTGAGGAGGATGAATTCTCCGAGCAAGAGGCTGGCGAGGAAGTTTCAGGCGGAGTTGCTGAGCAGGCTGGGGATGAAATCCAGTCTGAAACAGTCTCTGATGGCGAAGAGGATAATCTGGAGTAAACCTAATATCAAGAGCATGGGTTTCTGTATACAGAAACTCATGCTCTTTTTGCGTACCTGCAGTTGAATTGAAGATATTTTGCAATTAAATTTAAGGAAAATCCCTGCTCCATCTAGTCGCTTGGAGTTATCCATACTATAATTAGGGAGTTATATTACTGGGCACAAGTGTTTCAGAAACAGAGGGGCTGATTGTATGCCAAGCATATCCGTAGGGGAAGTAAAGCCGGGGTCAAAGATTGTTAAAGATGTGGTAACACCTTTGGGAGGCATTTTATTCACCAAGGGGAAAATTATACTGCCGCGGGATATTGAAATCCTGCAGGCTTTTTTGATCCAGCACATAGAGATTGAAGGCGCCCAGGAAGAGAACAAAGCTCCTGAGACAGCCAAGCCAGTCACCAAGCATGCAGCCTCCAAGCCAGGGGCACTAATCAATGAGTCTCAGCTTGCCAAAAGCAATTCTCCGCTTCACGATGAATATGAGAAGATGTTGGCTCTTATTAAGAAAAGCTATGCTTCTGCTGCAGCTGCCCAATTGCCTATACTTGAATTGCGAAGCCAGTTGGAAGCACTGATCAGTCATTTGAAGGACTATCATATTTTGAAGTTTGCACCGCGCGTTCTTTTTGACCAGGATTACAATTATCATAACGCAGTGCTCTCTGCATTGACCTCCTACAAAATCGCCCAGTGGTGCGGGTATCCGCAAAAGGATTGGATGCAGACGGCATTTGCAGGCTTGCTGCATGATATAGGAAACGTTAAGGTGGATGCATCACTGCTGCAGAAGCCGACACCATTGGCTGCCACTGAAATAGAAGAAGTCCGCAGGCACACCACTTACGGGTACCAGCTGCTGCGTAATGTTACAGCTATCAATGAGGGCGTTCGGCTGGCCGCATTGCAGCATCATGAGAAGATCGACGGTTCAGGGTACCCGCTCAAATTGGAAGGCAGCCAGATTCACTTCTATGCCAAGATTGTGGCCGTAGCGGATATATTCCATGCCATGACGCTGGAGAAGGCTTATAGAAAGGCACAGTCGCCATATCTGGTCCTGGAGGAGTTACTAGCTGAGAGCTTCGGAAAGCTGGACCCGGTCATTGTCCAAACATTCATTCAAAAAACAACCGATTTATATAACGGTACAAGAATACGCCTTAGCGATGGCCGCCATGGTGAAATTATATTTACAGACCGCAGCAACCCTACCCGGCCTATGGTCAAGGTTGAAGGTACGATCGTTAATTTAATGCTGGAGCGGGAGTTGTATATTCAGGAGATTATTGCGTAATACTATGTATGATGTAACATATATAGTTCCTTAAAGCTGTTCCTTGCTCTGCTGCTTTGTTTTAAGCGGTGCATGAATAGCTTTTTTCTTTTAAAATAATGCTTGCAATGAATCTCTATACATGGTATATTCTTATTCCGGCCAAGAAAGCTAAACGCCGAGCTCGATAAGAAGTTAAAAAAAGAGCTTGCATTAATCGGCCGAACATGATATATTATAAGAGTTGCTGGTGACGAGATAATCGACACCGACGACGAGCTTGATCTTTGAAAACTGAACAACGAGTGAGTGGGATTTCACGTAAGTGAGATCCAAATTAGAGAATATTTTATTCTCGTCAGATGTTTCAAAATGAGCAATCGCTCTTTTCAATATCTTTTTCGGATGGTTATTTTCTCGGAGTAATTCGGGTGAAGTAACCGCTCGAAAAAACCTATTTGGAGAGTTTGATCCTGGCTCAGGACGAACGCTGGCGGCGTGCCTAATACATGCAAGTCGAGCGGATTTACTGGAGTGCTTGCACTCCAGTAGGTTAGCGGCGGACGGGTGAGTAACACGTAGGCAACCTACCCTCTAGACTGGGATAACTACCGGAAACGGTAGCTAATACCGGATAATTCCCTGACCCCCCTGGGCTAGGGATGAAAGGCGGAGCAATCTGCTGCTAGAGGATGGGCCTGCGGCGCATTAGCTAGTTGGTGGGGTAACGGCCTACCAAGGCGACGATGCGTAGCCGACCTGAGAGGGTGAACGGCCACACTGGGACTGAGACACGGCCCAGACTCCTACGGGAGGCAGCAGTAGGGAATCTTCCGCAATGGGCGAAAGCCTGACGGAGCAACGCCGCGTGAGTGATGAAGGTTTTCGGATCGTAAAGCTCTGTTGCCAGGGAAGAACGTCCGGTAGAGTAACTGCTGCCGGAGTGACGGTACCTGAGAAGAAAGCCCCGGCTAACTACGTGCCAGCAGCCGCGGTAATACGTAGGGGGCAAGCGTTGTCCGGAATTATTGGGCGTAAAGCGCGCGCAGGCGGCTATTTAAGTCTGGTGTTTAAACCTTGGGCTCAACCTGGGGTCGCACTGGAAACTGGGTGGCTTGAGTACAGAAGAGGAAAGTGGAATTCCACGTGTAGCGGTGAAATGCGTAGAGATGTGGAGGAACACCAGTGGCGAAGGCGACTTTCTGGGCTGTAACTGACGCTGAGGCGCGAAAGCGTGGGGAGCAAACAGGATTAGATACCCTGGTAGTCCACGCCGTAAACGATGAGTGCTAGGTGTTAGGGGTTTCGATACCCTTGGTGCCGAAGTTAACACAGTAAGCACTCCGCCTGGGGAGTACGGTCGCAAGACTGAAACTCAAAGGAATTGACGGGGACCCGCACAAGCAGTGGAGTATGTGGTTTAATTCGAAGCAACGCGAAGAACCTTACCAGGTCTTGACATCCAACTAACGAAGCAGAGATGCATTAGGTGCCCTTCGGGGAAAGTTGAGACAGGTGGTGCATGGTTGTCGTCAGCTCGTGTCGTGAGATGTTGGGTTAAGTCCCGCAACGAGCGCAACCCTTGACTTTAGTTGCCAGCAGGTAAGGCTGGGCACTCTAGAGTGACTGCCGGTGACAAACCGGAGGAAGGTGGGGATGACGTCAAATCATCATGCCCCTTATGACCTGGGCTACACACGTACTACAATGGCCGGTACAACGGGAAGCGAAGCCGCGAGGTGGAGCCAATCCCAGCAAAGCCGGTCTCAGTTCGGATTGCAGGCTGCAACTCGCCTGCATGAAGTCGGAATTGCTAGTAATCGCGGATCAGCATGCCGCGGTGAATACGTTCCCGGGTCTTGTACACACCGCCCGTCACACCACGAGAGTTTACAACACCCGAAGTCGGTGGGGTAACCCGCAAGGGGGCCAGCCGCCGAAGGTGGGGTAGATGATTGGGGTGAAGTCGTAACAAGGTAGCCGTATCGGAAGGTGCGGCTGGATCACCTCCTTTCTATGGAGAATCGTTTCCTGCAACGGAAACATTCAAATCGGAAGCTCAGCTTCCAAATCTCAGGTTTAGGCCTGTTGCTCACTCGTTGCTCAGTTTTGAGAGTCCAAACTCTCAAGCAAGACCTTGATCCTTGAAAACTGGATACCGAAACGAAAATGCGTTTTAGAACATCTTTTAGCTGAAACTTGTGTAAGCAAGTTGAAATAGTTATTAGTTGATACAGCGATTTTCCCTGCGGGAAAACGCATGGTTAAGCTAATAAGAGCACACGGAGGATGCCTAGGCGCCAGGAGCCGACGAAGGACGTGGCGAACAACGAAACTGCCTCGGGGAGCTGTAAGCAAGCTTTGATCCGGGGGTGTCCGAATGGGGAAACCCAGCTGTGGTAATTCGCAGTTACTCATACCTGAATACATAGGGTATGCAGAGGCAGACCAGGGGAACTGAAACATCTAAGTACCCTGAGGAAGAGAAAACAATAGTGATTCCGTCAGTAGCGGCGAGCGAACGCGGAACAGCCTAAACCAAGGGGCTTGCCCCTTGGGGTTGTGGGACGTCTCACATGGAGTTACAAAGGAACCGGGTAGGCGAAGAGGTCTGGAAAGGCCCGCGATAGAGGTAAAAGCCCTGTAACCTAAACCCTGTTCCCTCCGAGACGGATCCCGAGTAGTGCGGGGCACGTGAAACCCCGTATGAATCCGGCAGGACCATCTGCTAAGGCTAAATACTACCTGGCGACCGATAGTGAAACAGTACCGTGAGGGAAAGGTGAAAAGCACCCCGGAAGGGGAGTGAAATAGAACCTGAAACCGTGTGCTTACAAAAAGTCAGAGCCCAATTTAGGGGTGATGGCGTGCCTTTTGTAGAATGAACCGGCGAGTTACGTTTAACATGCAAGGTTAAGGTGAGAAGCCGGAGCCGCAGCGAAAGCGAGTCTGAATAGGGCGACTAAGTATGTGGACGTAGACCCGAAACCGTGTGATCTACCCCTGTCCAGGGTGAAGGTGCGGTAACACGCACTGGAGGCCCGAACCCACGTATGTTGAAAAATGCGGGGATGAGGTGGGGGTAGCGGAGAAATTCCAATCGAACTCGGAGATAGCTGGTTCTCCCCGAAATAGCTTTAGGGCTAGCCTCGGTGAATGGAGTCGTGGAGGTAGAGCACTGATTGGGTGCGGGGC
This genomic window contains:
- a CDS encoding YheC/YheD family protein, with amino-acid sequence MKIQRVSSKWAKTKVILSNRQLAVFIPETRKYSQEALVELLGIYGTVYIKPDRGTFGSGVMRAEQRTVHLSPSDRQPGSSDYALTHGIVDSDAGIEQKVMYILRYAKDAEAFSSPQELHAALLQRIKGRTYLIQQGIDLLCHQDRPFDLRVLTQKNLSGAWETTGMLGRVAAPQKVVTNYHSGGSIYTVHNLLKPHMIPDEMNATIQKLKFMGVKIAAQLETAYPGLKEIGLDVAIDSHHDLWLLEVNTLPSIIVFSSFQNKSIYRKIRSYARAYGRLKKARPTSVRRYKRAKRH
- the gyrA gene encoding DNA gyrase subunit A; protein product: MAEQNNPQVKDRDIGEEMRESFMDYAMSIIVSRALPDVRDGLKPVHRRILFAMSELGMFADKPHKKSARIVGEVIGKYHPHGDSAVYETMVRMAQDFSMRYMLVDGHGNFGSIDGDMAAAMRYTEARLSKIAGEMLRDLNKETVDFAPNYDGEENEPVVLPARYPNLLVNGVSGIAVGMATNIPPHNMGEVIDGVQAMIKNPDITPMELMEYIQGPDFPTAGYILGREGIRQAYRTGRGSVTMRAKADIEENNGKARIIVSELPYQVNKARLVEKIAELVREKRIEGITDLRDESDRNGMRVVVEMRRDVNPSVVLNNLYKHTSMQSTFGINMLAIVNNEPKILNLRDVLYHYLQHQIEVIRRRTIFDLKKAEARAHILEGLRIALDHLDEVIALIRASRTTDIARDGLMSTFSLSVEQAQAILDMRMQRLTGLEREKIENEYNELLAKIAEYREILANEHLVLEIISNELQEIRDRYSDDRRTEITVGEESILDEDLIPREEVVITITHTGYIKRLPVSTYRSQKRGGRGVMGMDTKDQDFVEHLFVSNSHNYLMFFTDKGKVYRIKAYEIPELGRTARGTPIINLIQIEQGEKISAVIQVEEADSDKYLFFATREGIVKKTPLEDYNNIRKGGLIAINLREEDSLIEVKLTDGEQNLIIGTARGMSITFSENDVRSMGRSATGVKGITLDANDHVIGMDCVDKELEVLIVTSKGYGKRTPALDYRSQTRGGKGIKTINLTDKNGPVVGLKVVKKDEDLMIITTSGTLIRTSMDGISTMGRYAQGVKLINIREDDAVATLCRADKSEEDEFSEQEAGEEVSGGVAEQAGDEIQSETVSDGEEDNLE
- a CDS encoding HD-GYP domain-containing protein, with translation MPSISVGEVKPGSKIVKDVVTPLGGILFTKGKIILPRDIEILQAFLIQHIEIEGAQEENKAPETAKPVTKHAASKPGALINESQLAKSNSPLHDEYEKMLALIKKSYASAAAAQLPILELRSQLEALISHLKDYHILKFAPRVLFDQDYNYHNAVLSALTSYKIAQWCGYPQKDWMQTAFAGLLHDIGNVKVDASLLQKPTPLAATEIEEVRRHTTYGYQLLRNVTAINEGVRLAALQHHEKIDGSGYPLKLEGSQIHFYAKIVAVADIFHAMTLEKAYRKAQSPYLVLEELLAESFGKLDPVIVQTFIQKTTDLYNGTRIRLSDGRHGEIIFTDRSNPTRPMVKVEGTIVNLMLERELYIQEIIA